A segment of the Allosaccharopolyspora coralli genome:
CTTCGGTCCGGAGAACGGCGTCGGCGAGCTCTTCGGCCGGCCCGGCACCCAGGTCCCGCCGGACGACGACCCCGATTTCCTGCGCAAACTCGACGAAGAGCGCAAGAACCGCAACAACGGCGACCCCGGCGAGAGCTGAGCGTCCGCCCGCTCCCAGACGGCATCCGGGAACGTGAGTAGGTGGTCCTGCATCCCCGCGCCTCGCGGTGTCGTTCCCAGAGGGCTGATCAGACCATGCGCTGACGGCCTGCTGCCTGCGGGAAGTCGTCCGCGACGAGTGCGGCGAGCTCCAGCAACGCGAGCCGCGTCGGTGCGGCGAGCTGGTCCAGCTCGACCTCGGCGCCTTCTTCCAGATGCGGGTCGAAGGGGATCTTCGCCACCGCACGGCACCGGGAACCGAAGTGGGCGGCGAGCTTGTCGATGTCGACCTTGCCCGACCCCGGACGCACCGAGTTGATCACGGTCACGGACCGCTTCACCAACTCCCCGTATCCGTGCGCGTCGAGCCAGTCCAGGGTTCCCGACGCGCTGCGCGCGCCGTCGATCGAGCTCGACGAGACCAGCACCAGCGAGTCCGCGACGTCGAGGACGCCCTTCATCGCCGAGTGCATCAGGCCGGTGCCACAGTCGGTGAGCACCACGTTGTAGAAGTGCTCCAGCAAGGTCACCGTGCGCCGGTAGTCGTCCTCGCTGAACGCCTCCGAGACCGCCGGGTCCTGCTCGCTGGCCAGCACCTCCAACCGGCTGGGTCCCTGCGAGGTGTACGAACGGACGTCGCTGTACTTGCTGATGCGCTGGGCGTCCCGCAGCAGGTGACGGACGGTGGCAGTGGTCTCCAGCGGGATCTTCTGGCTCAACGTCCCGCGGTCGGGGTTCGCGTCGACGGCCACGACGCGGTCGCCGCGCAGCGACGAGAACGTCGAGCCGAGTGTTGCCGTGGCGGTCGTCTTGCCCACACCGCCCTTCAGGCTGAGCATCGCGATCTTGTAGCAGCCCGCGAGCGGCTGATTGATCCGAGAGATCAGCTCGCGGCGGTACATGTCGGACTGGCTCTCGCCAAGGTTGATCGACTTGCCGCTGAGCAGGTACAACGCCTTGCGCCACCCGGACTGCGGCGGACGCTTCGTCTGTCGCAGCAGCTGCGCCGAGGACAGGTCCTGGCCGAACGGCTGCTCCGGCGGCTGTTGCGCGGGCTGCCCCACACCCGGATACGGCGCGGGCACACCGGGAATCTCGTGCGGCCCCGACTGGCCAGGCTGTGCGGCCTGCGGCTGTTGAGGGGCGGACGGAGCCGCGCCGACCGCATACGGGCCGGACTGACCTGGCGCGGGCTGGCCCGGTGCGGAGTGACCTGATGCAGGCTGACCTGGTGCGGGCTGGGCGCCCGACTGGCCGACCTGGTGCGGCCCGGACTGCGCGCCGGGCTGGTACGGGCCGGGCTGGAACTGGGTGCTCGGATCGGCGTAGGCCGATGCGGTCGAGAAGCCCTGTTGCGGCCCGGACGGACTCGGTTCCACGTACGGAACCTGGCCCTGCTGCTGGACACCACCCGGGTAGTGCGGTTGCGGCGTCTCCGCCGCCGGCCCCGACGGGTCCACGTAGGACGGCATCGGGTGCTCGTCGGAGACCACGTGTCGCCTGCCCGGCGTGGTCTTCGGGTCGATGTAACCCGGGTCCGCCGGGTTCGGCAGGTCACCGGAGTGCCCGTTGCCGTGTGCCGTGGATTCGGCCCCGTCGAAGGACCGCGGGTCGGCCGGGCCCAGGTTACGGCGGGTCTCGGGCTCCTCGTAGCGTCCGGTCACCGTTGGCTGTCCTTCCGAGAAACGAATCAGAGCGGGTACGCCCTCGAAGCGGGACGGTAGTCGCCGAACACCCGCGGAATCCAGCCGGGGTGAGGTGTTCGGCACCGTGCCACGGCCCGGTACCGGTCGAAGATCCGCAGGTCAGAGAAGCCGATCAAGCGCGTCGACCTCGTCGGGCAAGCCTCTCGGCGACGCGGTGACCCGATCAGAGTCCAGCGTACGAGTGAAGCCCCGCGACCACGATGTTGATGAAGAACAGGTTGAAGATCATCACGGCGAGACCGGCGACGTTGATCCACGCCGAGCGCACGCCGCGCCACCCGGCGGTGGCCCGCGCGTGCAGGTACGCGGCATAGCAGATCCAGGCGATAAGGGAGGTCGTCTCCTTCGGGTCCCAACCCCAGAACCGGCCCCAGGAGGCCTCGGCCCAGATCGCGCCCGCGACGATCGCGAACGTCCACACCGGCATGATGATCACGGTGGCGCGGTAGGCCAGCCGGTCCAGCGCTTGGCTCGTCGGCAACCGCGAGCCGAACCGCACCATCTTCGTGGGGTTGTTCTCGTGCCGCGTACGCGCGATGAACAGCAGGCTGGCCACACCGGCGAACAACAGCACACCGGTCGAGACGATCGCGGCCGAGACGTGGATCACGATCCAATAGGACTGCAGCGCAGGCTGCAGGGGCGCGGCTTCCGCGTACAACACCGTGCCCGACAGGAACAGCAGCACCGTGGTCGGCAGCATCACGAACCCGCCGAGACCACGCAACGTCGCGGTGCTGGTCTCCTGCCGCAGCGCGCGGGACTGCCGGAACAGCACGACCAGCCACGCCAGCACCGCCGCGAGCGTGATCGCGGAACCGAACTCGTACATGTTGCCCCACGGAGCCCGGCCGGTCGCGACACCGCGCAGCACCAACGACGCCCCGTGCACCAGGGCACCGAGGGCGGTCAACGCCACCGCCATCCCGCCGACCCGCTCGGCCCACGGCCGACGGGCGGGCTCGGGCACGTGTCCCACGACGGGTCCGTCGCCCGCGGCCTTGTCGACCGGCGCACCCGAGCCGACGAGCTCGCGCTCCGGGACGGCCTTGCGCGCGCTGCCGGAGGAGAACTCCGCGAAGTACAACAGCATCGCGAAGATGTAGATCGCGACCGAGGTCGCGAACGCCATGTCGCTGTACTCCGACAGCACCAGGTTGACCGGCATCAGCTGTTCCTTCCGCGCCCGGACATCGCGGCTGGCGTGTCCGTCGAGTCGTCGGGGCCGGGTTCGAGCAGGTCACGGGCGACGCGGGTGAATTCCTCGCCGTAACCGGCCTGGTCGGTGCGAGCCAGTCCGCCGACCTCGACCACGGTACGGGCGAGATCCCCGTCACCGGCGCCCGGGGTGACCGGGACCGCGCGCACCCACACGCGCCGCCGCTTGATCGTCAACGACGCCCCGATGCCGAAGATGACCGCCACCGCGAAACCGAGCACCCACGGCTGGAACGGGTCGTGCGAGACCTGCAGGTTCACCCACCGTTCCAGGCCGTCGAAGCGCACCGTCGTGCCGTCGTCGAGGCGGATCTCCTCGCCGATGCGCAGGTTCTCGCGCGCCACCCGGTTCAGCCGGTCCTGCTCGATCATGCGCTGATCCACGCTGAAGATCGACTGTCCCCGGCCGGAGTCGAGGCCGAGGTCGCCGCGCAGCACGTCGACGGCCACCCGCGGATCGTTCGGTGCGGGGAACCGCGACGACAGCAGCGACCCGTCCATGTTCGCCGTCGGCGCGAACAGGCCGGTGACCGCGAGCTGGTTCTGCCTGCGCTGCTCGGCGTCGGTGACTCCCGGCGGGTCGAACTTCGTGGCGCCCTGGGACAGCATCGTCATCTGATCCATCGGCTGCCACTGCACGAGACCGGAGCGCTGCTGCCCGTCCGGCCAGGTCACGGAGAACCGCGGCGCGTAGCCGTTGCCGAGCAGGTAGACACGGTCGCCCGCGGTCCGCAGCGGGCTGTTGACCTCCAGCTCGTACGGGCGCCACACGTCGTTCTCCAGGTCCTCACCGGACTGGTACTGCACGGACGCGCGATAGTTCTCGGCCTGGCCGGTGGGCAGATAGTCGGCCTCGAAGTCGTCGACCTTCACGCAGAACGGGCTCAGATCGGTGCCGTCGACGCTCAGGCCCGCACGGAACGAGTCGAAGTTGTAGGTGCCCGAGTTGCAGAAGCTCGACCCGTCGGCCATCACGATGACGTTGCCCTCGTAACCGAGGATCTTGCCGCCGGCAACGCTGATCAGCAGACCGACCAGTGCGAAGTGGAACACCAGGTTCCCGGCCTCGCGGAGGTAGCCGCGCTCGGCGCTCAGCGACCGCCCCCCGTCGGCTTCCTCCTGCTCGTGAATCCGCCACCCGCGCAACCGGCGGCGCGCGGAGGTCATCACCTCGTCGACCGACGAGTGGAGCTCGGCGGTCTCGTGATGCGGCATCCTGGCGAGGTTGCGCGGCGTGCGCACCGGCTTCGCCCGCAGCTGCTTGAAGTACTCCGCGCACCGCGGCACCAGGCAGCCGATGAGCGAAATGAACAGCAGGACGTAGATCGAGGCGAACCACACCGAGCTGAACACCTCGAACATGCCGGCCTTGTCGAGGATCGGCGCCAGGCTCGGGTACTCCTCGAAGTAGCGATCGACCTCGCGCTGGTTCAGCGACCGCTGCGGGATCAGCGCTCCGGGCAATGCGGCCAGCGCCAGCAGGAACAGCAGCACCAGCGCGGTGCGCATCGACGTCAGTCCGCGCCACGTGTTGCGCAGTTGGGCGAGAACGGTCTTCACGACAGCAGGCATCAGAGTGGCAACTCGAATCCGGCGATCGGCCCGCGCATCCACGCGACCCACTCGCCCCACAGCCCGGTCACCAGCAGCAACCCGACGACGACCAGCAACGCGCCACCGGTCAGCTGGATCGTCCGCGCCCGGGTGCGCAACCACGCCGCGCTGCGCACCGCCCAGCGGGCACCGAGCGCGAGGACGATGAACGGGATCCCCAGCCCGACACAGTAGGCGAGCACCAGCAGCACGCCGCGCATCGCGATCCCGGTGTCGACCTGAGTTCCGGCGGCAACGGAGATCACGCCGATCAGGGTCGGCCCGAGGCACGGGGTCCACCCGAGACCGAACACGGCCCCGAGCAGCGGCGCACCCCACATCCCCGTACGCGGAACGCGGTGCACGCGCACGTCACGCTGCAACGCCGGAATGAGACCGAGGAAAGCCAGACCCATCGCGACGGTCACGACACCGCCCACACGCTGGAGGACGAGTTCGTTGGCGAGCAGGGCATCGGACAAGCCGAGCAGCAGCAGGGCTCCGGCGGCGAAAACGACACTGAATCCGGCGACGAACAACCCGGCGGCCCCGGCGACACGCCAGCGGCCGCGACGGACCTCCCGCGCCTCGGCCTCGTCCACCGCGGGTGCGTCGGCGCCGACCACGCCCGCAAGGTAGGCGAGATAGCCGGGAACCAGCGGCACGACGCACGGTGACGCGAAGCTGATCGCCCCCGCCAGCACGGCGACGCAGGCTGCGAAAACCAGCGGTCCCGATGCGGCGAGTTCGGTCGGATTCACGACATCGAGGGTAAGGACGGAGAGCGGCCGCGGACGCAGCACCCCCGGTGACTGTTCCCACATCGGCTCCGGCGAAGCCACCGTCCGACCGGCCCGACGCTCAGGCTGCCGGGGAACGCGGCGCGAGACGTACGACGAGATCGGCATCGAGCGCTCGGGCCAACCGCTCGAGCACAGGGATGGTGGGAACGGTTCCGCCGGCCTCGAAACGAGCGATGCCGGGCTGCGTCATGCCCGCAGTCCTCGCGAGCTGCCATGCGTCGCCTCGGGTGGGCCCGCCGGTTGGCATGCGTGAGTCTTTTTGGTTGCTATAGCCACCAAAAAGGCTCACGCCTGTCGGGACTCCTGGGCGACCTTGCGGACCTCGGGGATGAGTTCGGAGTCGAGGACCTCGGTGAGGAAGATCGCAGCGACGCGGTGGTCGCGGTCGAGGATCACCGTCGACGGGACCGTGCTCCGTGGGTACCCCTTCAGCGGCAGCAGCGACCGGCCGGACGGGTCGAAGATCGACGGATACGTCAGCCCCCGGTTGTTCACGAAGTCCGCCGCCGCCGTGCGCTGGTCACGCACGTTGATGCCGAGCACCTGTACACCTTGCGGGCCCAGCTCGTTCTGCACTCGTTGCAGGTCGTCGGCCTCCGAACGGCACGGCCCGCACCACGAGCCCCAGAGGTTCATCACCACGACCTGGTCCTGGAAGTCGGACAGCCGGATCTTCTGCCCCTCCTGCATGAGACTGTCCCCGGTGACGCCCGAGACGACGCCGCGCTCCTGCGGCGGGTAGAACAGTCGCGTCTGCCCGCCGGGCGAGACGAACGTGAACTCACCGTCCGAACCGACCGCGTCGTCCCCGGCCGTGGCGCAGCCCGTCAGCGCCAGCACGGCCGTCACCGCCACCAGACATTTCTTCGCGATCATGCGCCTGCCACCGTCGGATCGGATTCGCCTGCGGGTTCGGTGTAAGCGACCCGCACGAGTTCTTCGTCACGGAACACGAGCGTGGTCAGCGACGCCAGGGAGCACTGCCTGCGCCGCGGGTCGTGCCACAACGGTCTGCCTTCGACGAAGCGGCGCAGCGTCCAGATCGGCAGCTGGTGTGACACACAGATCGCTTCGCCGCCGGACGCCTCCACCCGCGCTCGCTGGGCAGCGGCGAACATCCGGTGCGCGATCTGCAGGTACGGCTCGCCCCACGACGGGAGGAACGGGTTCCGCAGTTTCGGCCAGTGCTGCGGCGAGCGCAGCGCACCGTCCCCGACCGAGACCTTGAGTCCCTCGAACTGGTTCTCCGACTCGATGAGGCGTTCGTCGGTGGCGACGTCGAGACCGAACGCGGCGCCGACCGGGGTGGCCGTCTGCTGGGCGCGTCGCAACGGGGACGCCAGCACGAACCGGATGTCGCGTGCCGCCACGAAATCCGCGACGGTCTGCGCCTGCTTCTCCCCACGCTCGGACAGGTGGTATCCCGGCAACCGACCGTAGAGGACGCCTTCGGGGTTGTGGACCTCGCCGTGCCGCAGGAAGTGCACGACGGTCTTCACACTCACGACGTGCCTTCCGGCGCAGTGGCCGCCGCGGCGGCCTTCGCGGCGTACGGCACGGCATCGGCGATGACGTCGAACGCCGCGTCGTCCATGGCCGAGTTGACGAACCACGACTCGAACGCACTCGGCGGCGGGTACACGCCGCGCCGCAACAGCTCGTGGAAGAACGGCGGGAACCGCCACGTCTGCTGCGCCTGCGCCGAGGGGAAGTCGTGCACCGGGTCCTCGGTGAAGAACACGCTGACCAGGTTGCCCGCACGCGCCACCTGGTGTGCGACGCCCTCCGCCGACAACGCCGACCCGAGCAGCTCACCGAGCCGCGTGGCATTGCGGTCCAGGGCGGCGTAGGTCTCGGCGTCGGCGGCGCGCAGGTTCGCCAGGCCGGCCGCGATCGCCACGGGGTTCCCGGCGAGCGTGCCCGCCTGGTACACGGGCCCGGACGGTGCGAGCAGCGCCATCACGTCCGCGCGTCCGCCGAACGCGGCCGCGGGCAGACCCCCGGACATGACCTTGCCGAAGGTGTAGAGATCGCCTGCGACGCCGTCCAGACCGAACCAGCCCGCGGAGGACACCCGGAAGCCGGTCATGACCTCGTCCATCACCAGCAGCGACCCGGACGAGCGTGTGACCTCGCGGAGTGTCTCGTTGAACCCGGCCACCGGCGCGACCGCGCCCATGTTGCCCGCAGCGGCCTCGGTGATGACGCAGGCGATGTCGTCTCCGACCTCGTCGAAGGTCTTCCGGATCGCCTGCGCGTCGTTGTAGGGCAACACGATCGTGTCTTCGGCCTGCGCGCCGGTGACCCCGGGCGAACTGGGCAGGCCCAGCGTGGCCACGCCGGAGCCGGCGGCGGCGAGCAGCGCGTCGACGTGCCCGTGGTAGCAGCCCGCGAACTTCACGACCTTGCGCCTGCCGGTGAACGCGCGGGCCAGTCGCACCGCGGTCATCGTCGCCTCGGTGCCGGAGTTCACCAGCCGCACCTGCTCGACCGGCTCGACGCGGTCGATGATCTCCCGCGCGAGGTCGATCTCCCCGGCCGCCGGGGTGCCGAACGACAAGCCCTCGCTCGCCGCGGCACGCACGGCCTCCACCACGCTCGGATGAGCATGGCCGTTGATCATCGGACCCCACGAGGAGACCAGGTCGACGTAGCGCGACCCGTCGGCGTCCCACAGGTAGGGCCCCTCCCCGCGCACCATGAACCGCGGGGTGCCGCCGACCGAATGGAACGCGCGGACCGGCGAGTTGACGCCGCCCGGCGTCACTGACACGGCCCGGTCGAACAGCTCCCTTGAACGGGGGGCGGGGTCGACGGACGGGGTCGCAGACGTCTCGGCACTCACACCCCCAGTCTGACAGGCGTTCGAGTGTGTCCGGTGCCACCCTGACGGTGCTCGGTGGCGGCTGCCCAGCTCAACGGCGACCGCGGGGTTCAGTGGCGGCGGCCGACCTGCACGGCGAGCACGAGCTGCCGGATCGCGTCGAGCACCAACAGCCCCGCCGCCACGCAGGCCGCGACGGACAGGGCCAGCCAACTCCCGAGCAGGCGGGTGACGACCTCGGTCCCCTCCGGGCCCGGTAGGACGATCGGCACCTTGCCCGCCGACCAGGACCAGACTGCGAACAGCACGAGCGCCACCGCGAGAACGCACTCGACAGCGGCGAGGCCCGCACGCCACGGCTGATTCAGCCGTCCGCCGTGCACCACCCGGCCTTCCTCGCCGGACCCCACCTCGCCGAGAACGGCCTCCTGCGACACGGCCTCGCCGTGTTCGGGGCTCGGATCGGTTCCGGTCCGTCCGGCGTCCGGGGTGCTCACGGACAGCAGGGTCTCACGAGCGCGTCGATCCCGAGCCGTCGACAGGGGTGATCAACGCGGTGAGTTCCTCGACGAGGGCTTCCGGGTCCCTCGCCCACGCCAGCACCACCTCGTCGTCCTCGAGCCGCAGCGGCACTTCATGGGTGCCCTTCGGCACCGTCCAGCCGCCGCCGAGCACCCGCGCCCCGACCGGCGCCCCGACGTCCGTGGCGTGCTCGACCCGCGACACCGCCAGGTACTCCTGGCCGAGCACGAGCCACTCCGGGGTCAGTTGCACGGTGCACACCTTGCGGCGCCCCCGTACCCACGCGAACGCACCCAGCGCCAGCGCGACACCGACGACCGTCCACATCCAGACGTGCTGGGGCCCGGGCGTGAGCTGTTCGACGAGCGCCCCCACTGCGGCGAAGGCCGGCCCCCACAGCACCGGCCACCAGGTCGAGCCGTGCTCCCGGTAGATCAACGGGCCGTCAATGCTCACCGTGCAACCACTCCGAGCTGTCGCGTTTCCAGGTACACGCCACCGCCGCGACCAGCAGAACCAGCGTGATCAGGTTCTGCACCGAGGTGGCGAGCGTGGCGAGCACCATGATGACGTGCCCGAACGCCACGATCGTGAGCACGATCCGCACCCACGCGCGACGACTGCCGAGCATGAATCCGAGTCCCGCGTACACCGCGGCGAGAACGATCGCGAGCACCAGGTTCGTCGTCAGCAGTGCACGCGCCCGATCCGCCGCGTCGCCGGCGGCGACACCGCTGTCGGCCAGCTCCTGCTCCAGGCCGCTGACCCCGGTGAACGAGAAGAGCGCCTGCACGAGCAGGAAAGCGGCGGCCGCGCACCACAGGCCGATGCCGACGCGCAGCGGGGCGGGGGCGGTCACCGGGATCGCGCCGCCTGGAAGTAACGGTTGGATGGAGCGAGGAACACCAGCACCACGAACGCGGTCATGGCGAGAAGCCCGAACGCGGCGGTGCCGTAGCTGAGCACCGGGACAGTGGCCGGCAGCGGAACCTGCTCGACGGAGTCACCGACGAAGGCCGCCCCGCCGCCGACGAGTGAGAACAAGGCGTTGACGATCCAGAGGGCGGCGAACACGGTGAGTACGACACGGGCCCAGTTCGCGCCGCTGCGCATCTTGAAGCCGAACAGGATCCACAGACCGGAGAGCGCGAGGTAGAAGATCCCGGTCCCGACCGCCATGAACAGCAACAACCCGTTGGCGAGACCGCGGACGAACTGCTCCTCCTCCGGCGACACCGCGCCGTCGCTGGCCACACCCTGATTGACCGCATCCTGCATGTAGCCCTGCAGGGCCAGGTACGTCACCACCGTGAGCACCGTCGCGATCAGCGGCACCACCACCGCGATCCAGAACGCTGCTTGCACCGTCCCGGGAGCCCGCAACGGCTCGTCCTGTACCGGTGGGGCATAGCCGAACGATTGTCCCGGATAACCCTGGCCGGGATACCCCTGCTGGCCTGCGTAGGGCTGCTGGCCCGGGTAGGGCTGCTGACCGGGGTCGGGGTGCGGGGAGAACCCACCCGCCGGATTGCCGTACGGGTTCTGCTGGTATCCGCCCTGCTGCCAGGGATCCTGCGGCGACGTCACATCCGAACCGTAGAAACCGGACGGAATCCCGTCCACCCGGCCACCACGATTGTTACCGCAGCCACGCCGCCGAGACCACGACGCGCGGCGTCACACCGCCCGCTGAGTCGCCGGGGCGTTGAAGAACCGGTTCGACGACGCGCGCAGCACCAGCACAGCGAACGTGATCAGCCCGGCGAGCGTGACCACGCTGGTCACCAGTGACACGACGCCCATCCCGACGGACACGCCCGTCTCGGCGGAGACGCCTACCACCAGCAGGATCACGCCTCCGACGAGGCTCGACAACGTGCTCACCGACCAGATCGCACCCAAGACCAACAGGACGACGCGGGCCCAGTTCGCGCCGCGCCACATCAGGAATCCGAGCACGATCCAGATCGTGGCGCCGATCAAGCCGAGCACGGCCATGGCGATGCCTCCGTAGAGCATCACGTTCGGGCCGTCGACGCGCGGCATGAACAGGTACCCCACCGTCTGCATGATCGTCCAGAACAGCGGGATCCCGACCGCGAGGTAGAAGGCGATCTCGACCGCCTGCGGCTTCGGCACCGGAGTCGGCATCGGCGCGGGCGCGCCGTAGGGATGGCCGGGCGCCGGGTAACCCCGCTGGGCGTACGCCGCGAACCCGGGGTGCCCGGGCTGAGCTTGCTGGGGGAAGCCACCGGAGGGCGTTCCGTACGGGTTCTGCTGATATCCGCCCTGTTGCCAGGGACTCTGCGGCGACGTCACGGCACGAACCGTAGAAAGCGGGTGAAAGCCTGTCCACCGACTTCGCCGACTGTTACGTTCTCGCGATCTCGAACGGAGATGGCAGGCACGGTCATACGTGAGAAGCCAGGCGCGCAGCTCAGGTCTTGCGGTACCAGCGGTTCGCCTCGGGGCGCAGCAGGAGCACGAGCACCGCCGTGTCGAGTGCCGCGACGACGAAGCTGATCAGCAGGTCGAGGCCGTCGAACTCGACGCCCGCGGCCTCCGAGACCGGCCCCAGCCCCATCGAACCGACACCGAGCAGGACGATCAAGGCGCCCGCGAGGCTGAACGCGCAGAACACCGCCATGACGACGCGGGCCCAGTTCCGCCCGCGCAGCATCTTGTTCGCCAGCAGCAGGTAGATCGCGAAGACCGCCGCCGCCATGAGTAGCGACATGAGCACCCCGGCGTTGGCGGCCTGGTCGAGCTCGTCCTGGTTCATCTCCGGCGCGCTCTCACGCAGAGAGCTGATCAGGCTCTCGCGGTCGGTGAGCTGAATGATCGCGCGCACCACCCCGACGGCAGCACTGGCGATCCACAGCCACCAGGCGAGCCGCAGTACCTGCGGGGCGTCCGGCTCCGGGGCGTCGTTCTGCCGCTGCCCCGACGTGTCGAGCTGATCGTTCACCGCTGCTCCGCTCCCAACCAGCGCGCCGCGTCCGCGGCCCAGTACGTCAGGATCAGGTCCGCGCCCGCCCGTCGGATCGAGGTCAACGACTCCAGCACGGTGCGCTCCCGTTCCAGCCAGCCGCGTTCGACGGCGGCCTCGATCATCGCGTACTCGCCGGAGACCTGGTAGGCGGCGACCGGAACGTCGGACTGCTCCGCGACTCCGCGCAATACATCCAAATAGGACAGTGCGGGTTTCACCATGACCATGTCGGCACCCTCGGCGAGGTCCAGGTCCGCCTCCCGGACGGCTTCCCGCCCGTTGGCCGGGTCCTGCTGATAGGTCTTGCGGTCACCCTGCAACTGCGAGTCCACGGCCTCACGGAACGGGCCGTAGAACGCCGAGGAGTACTTCGCGGAGTAGGCCAGGATCGCGGTGTCGGCGAAACCGGTCGCGTCGAGCGACTCGCGGATCACGCCGACCTGGCCGTCCATCATGCCGCTGGGCGAGATCACGTGAGCACCGGCCGTGGCCTGTGCGACCGCCATCTCCCCGTACACCTGCACCGTCCGGTCGTTGTCGATCGCACCGTCGGCGTCGAGCAGTCCACAGTGGCCGTGGTCGGTGAACTCGTCCAGACAGGTGTCGGCCATGAGCACCGTCGAGTCGCCCACCTCCGCGGCGAGGTCGGAGAGTGCGAGGTTGAGCACACCCTCCGGGTCCACCGCGCCCGAACCGGTCGCGTCGTGTTCGGCAGGCACGCCGAAGAGCATCAGCCCGCCGACCCCGGCCGAGACGGCCTCGACGGCGGCTTTCCGCAGCGAGTCCCGGCTGTGCTGCACGACCCCGGGCATCGACGAGATCGGCGTCGGCTCGGAGGCGCCCTCACGCACGAACAGGGGCAGCACGAGATGGCGCGGCTCGACGGAAGTCTCCGCCACGAGCCTGCGCAGCGCGGGAGTACGCCGCAACCGACGCGGCCGGTCCGAAGGAAACATGAGGACTCCTAGAACACTTTGTCGTCGCACGGGTCCGCCGCACCCCTGGCAGCCGGCGCCACGGTTCCCGAAGATGCGTGCCGCACCGGCCGGTCACCACAAGGGCACCGGCCGGGAGCGGCCGTAGCACCGACGACCGCTCCCGCCGAAGCGGTGCCCGCTTCCGCTCAGCGCGACCGAAGTGGCCGAACGTCAGCTGCGACGGGCGCGTTTGGCCTTCTTGGGCGGCGGCAACGAACCTTCCGCACGCAGCCGCGCTGCGTGCTCGGCGAGCGCGTCGACGAGCGCCGGGACCTGCGCGAGCTCCGGCTGCACGTCCACGCGCAAACCGAATTCCTTCGCCGTCTCCGCCGTGTTCGGGCCGATACAGGCGACCAGCGTGCGCGCGTGCGGCTTGCCCGCGATCCCGACCAGGTTCCGCACCGTCGAGGACGAGGTGAAGCACACCGCGTCGAAACCACCGGTCTTGATCATCTCGCGGGTCTCGGCGGGCGGCGGCGCGGCACGCACCGTGCGGTACGCGGTGACGTCGTCGACCTCCCAGCCCTGCTCGCGCAGACCCGCCGAGAGCGTCTCGGTGGCGATGTCCGCTCGCGGCAACAGAACCCGGTCCACCGGGTCGAGCACCTCGTCCTGCGGCGGGAAGTCCTGCAGCAGCCCTTCGCTGGTCTGATCACCGGAGGGCAGCAGCTCCGGAGTCACCCCGAACGAGCGGACCATGTCCGCGGTGGCCTCGCCGACGCAGGCGAGCTTGACGCCGGAGAACGCGCGCGCGTCCAGGCCGAACTCGCGGAACTTCTCCCACACGGCCTTCACCGCGTTCACCGAGGTGAACACGACCCACTGGTAGCGACCGTCGACGAGCCCCTTCACGGCGCGTTCCATCTGGGCGGGACTGCGCGGCGGCTCCACCGAGATCGTCGGCACCTCGTGCGAGACCGCACCGTGCGACCAGAGGCGTTCGCTCATCGCGCCCGCCTGCTCCTTGGTGCGCGGCACCAGGACCTTCCAGCCGTACAGGGCGCGGGTTTCCCACCAGGAGAGGTTGCCGCGCTCTCCGGCAGGGTCGCCGATGGTGACGATCAGGTTGCCCTGCAACTCACCCGCGTCCGCGGCCAGCGACGCCAGGGTCGTGTCGA
Coding sequences within it:
- a CDS encoding MinD/ParA family protein, whose product is MTGRYEEPETRRNLGPADPRSFDGAESTAHGNGHSGDLPNPADPGYIDPKTTPGRRHVVSDEHPMPSYVDPSGPAAETPQPHYPGGVQQQGQVPYVEPSPSGPQQGFSTASAYADPSTQFQPGPYQPGAQSGPHQVGQSGAQPAPGQPASGHSAPGQPAPGQSGPYAVGAAPSAPQQPQAAQPGQSGPHEIPGVPAPYPGVGQPAQQPPEQPFGQDLSSAQLLRQTKRPPQSGWRKALYLLSGKSINLGESQSDMYRRELISRINQPLAGCYKIAMLSLKGGVGKTTATATLGSTFSSLRGDRVVAVDANPDRGTLSQKIPLETTATVRHLLRDAQRISKYSDVRSYTSQGPSRLEVLASEQDPAVSEAFSEDDYRRTVTLLEHFYNVVLTDCGTGLMHSAMKGVLDVADSLVLVSSSSIDGARSASGTLDWLDAHGYGELVKRSVTVINSVRPGSGKVDIDKLAAHFGSRCRAVAKIPFDPHLEEGAEVELDQLAAPTRLALLELAALVADDFPQAAGRQRMV
- the ccsB gene encoding c-type cytochrome biogenesis protein CcsB, translating into MPVNLVLSEYSDMAFATSVAIYIFAMLLYFAEFSSGSARKAVPERELVGSGAPVDKAAGDGPVVGHVPEPARRPWAERVGGMAVALTALGALVHGASLVLRGVATGRAPWGNMYEFGSAITLAAVLAWLVVLFRQSRALRQETSTATLRGLGGFVMLPTTVLLFLSGTVLYAEAAPLQPALQSYWIVIHVSAAIVSTGVLLFAGVASLLFIARTRHENNPTKMVRFGSRLPTSQALDRLAYRATVIIMPVWTFAIVAGAIWAEASWGRFWGWDPKETTSLIAWICYAAYLHARATAGWRGVRSAWINVAGLAVMIFNLFFINIVVAGLHSYAGL
- the resB gene encoding cytochrome c biogenesis protein ResB, giving the protein MPAVVKTVLAQLRNTWRGLTSMRTALVLLFLLALAALPGALIPQRSLNQREVDRYFEEYPSLAPILDKAGMFEVFSSVWFASIYVLLFISLIGCLVPRCAEYFKQLRAKPVRTPRNLARMPHHETAELHSSVDEVMTSARRRLRGWRIHEQEEADGGRSLSAERGYLREAGNLVFHFALVGLLISVAGGKILGYEGNVIVMADGSSFCNSGTYNFDSFRAGLSVDGTDLSPFCVKVDDFEADYLPTGQAENYRASVQYQSGEDLENDVWRPYELEVNSPLRTAGDRVYLLGNGYAPRFSVTWPDGQQRSGLVQWQPMDQMTMLSQGATKFDPPGVTDAEQRRQNQLAVTGLFAPTANMDGSLLSSRFPAPNDPRVAVDVLRGDLGLDSGRGQSIFSVDQRMIEQDRLNRVARENLRIGEEIRLDDGTTVRFDGLERWVNLQVSHDPFQPWVLGFAVAVIFGIGASLTIKRRRVWVRAVPVTPGAGDGDLARTVVEVGGLARTDQAGYGEEFTRVARDLLEPGPDDSTDTPAAMSGRGRNS
- a CDS encoding cytochrome c biogenesis CcdA family protein, with translation MNPTELAASGPLVFAACVAVLAGAISFASPCVVPLVPGYLAYLAGVVGADAPAVDEAEAREVRRGRWRVAGAAGLFVAGFSVVFAAGALLLLGLSDALLANELVLQRVGGVVTVAMGLAFLGLIPALQRDVRVHRVPRTGMWGAPLLGAVFGLGWTPCLGPTLIGVISVAAGTQVDTGIAMRGVLLVLAYCVGLGIPFIVLALGARWAVRSAAWLRTRARTIQLTGGALLVVVGLLLVTGLWGEWVAWMRGPIAGFELPL
- a CDS encoding helix-turn-helix domain-containing protein, with amino-acid sequence MPTGGPTRGDAWQLARTAGMTQPGIARFEAGGTVPTIPVLERLARALDADLVVRLAPRSPAA